Proteins encoded in a region of the Podospora pseudopauciseta strain CBS 411.78 chromosome 6, whole genome shotgun sequence genome:
- a CDS encoding hypothetical protein (EggNog:ENOG503P4NE; COG:O) yields MNLSRRMLTKEEEDAVGDEIEVRREDQDKINKFSRLHSHELTLEEELKVKNKEKEELDDITTELELADEDDLVPYKIGDAFFHLPLPQAQELLGLSTAKIEEEIGELEDKMATIREEMTQLKVELYARFGKTINLET; encoded by the exons ATGAATTTGAGCAGGAGAATG ttgaccaaggaggaggaggatgcagTAGGGGATGAGATCGAGGTCCGCCGTGAGGATCAGGACAAGATCAACAAATTCAGCCGCCTCCACTCCCACGAACTCACactcgaggaggagctcaaAGTAAAAAAC aaagaaaaggaagagctTGACGACATCACGACGGAGCTTGAGCTCGccgacgaggatgacctTGTTCC GTACAAGATTGGAGACGCCTTCTTCCACCTGCCGCTACCACAGGCACAGGAGCTCCTTGGCCTCTCAACAgccaagattgaggaggaaatcggggagttggaggacaAGATGGCCACCATTCGGGAGGAAATGACGCAGCTGAAGGTGGAGCTGTATGCGCGATTTGGAAAGACTATCAATCTCGAGACATGA
- a CDS encoding hypothetical protein (COG:S; EggNog:ENOG503P5RP) has protein sequence MPGQKLYPRATVKKIVKAHSNCSVSKNADVMIFLDYMLFMQNSLVKEASIEAKKGGEKGITARSVKKVTADSLAKFKG, from the exons ATGCCCGGTCAAAAGCTGTATCCACGCGCGACAGTCAAGAAAATCGTTAAGGCTCACTCCAATTGCAGCGTGAGCAAGAACGCAGATGTCATG ATCTTTCTGGATTACATGCTGTTTATGCAAAA TAGTCTGGTGAAAGAAGCCTCCATTGAAGCCAAAAAGGGTGGTGAAAAGGGCATCACGGCACGCAGTGTGAAGAAGGTGACGGCG GATTCATTGGCCAAGTTCAAAGGATGA